A stretch of the Capsicum annuum cultivar UCD-10X-F1 chromosome 10, UCD10Xv1.1, whole genome shotgun sequence genome encodes the following:
- the LOC107845933 gene encoding non-specific lipid-transfer protein 2 yields MNKVGKIACFVLFCMMVVAPHAEALTCSQVTSGVAPCLPYLTGRGPLGGCCVGIKGLLGAAKTPADRKTACTCLKSAANAIKGIDAAKAAGLPAACGVNIPYKISPSTDCSKVQ; encoded by the exons ATGAACAAGGTTGGCAAGATTGCATGCTTCGTGCTTTTTTGCATGATGGTGGTTGCACCCCATGCAGAGGCACTGACATGCAGTCAGGTCACAAGTGGCGTGGCTCCTTGCCTCCCTTATTTGACGGGTCGTGGCCCTCTCGGAGGCTGCTGTGTTGGTATTAAGGGTCTGTTGGGTGCAGCCAAGACTCCAGCGGACCGGAAGACAGCCTGTACTTGCCTGAAATCAGCCGCTAATGCTATTAAGGGCATTGATGCGGCCAAAGCTGCTGGTCTCCCTGCTGCTTGTGGCGTCAACATCCCTTACAAAATCAGCCCCTCCACTGACTGCTCCAA GGTTCAGTAA